From the genome of Ralstonia pickettii, one region includes:
- a CDS encoding BPSL1445 family SYLF domain-containing lipoprotein: MKKNLISRQTIVTRAAALAAVALLGTQLAACTTTSPNAQGSDVMSSTNKHATTNSQADSVLSRLYTTASGSRELVARAKGVLVFPSVLNAGFVVGGQYGEGVLRTGGGRPLGYYNIASASVGFQAGAQSRALIILFMTDEALQKFQASQGWTAGVDATVALAKIGANGAVDTNTAQQPIIGFNLTNAGLMAGASVEGTKITKQNN, translated from the coding sequence ATGAAAAAGAACCTCATTAGCCGCCAGACCATCGTCACCCGCGCCGCCGCGCTTGCTGCTGTCGCACTGCTCGGTACCCAGCTCGCCGCGTGTACCACGACCAGCCCGAATGCGCAGGGCTCCGACGTGATGTCGTCCACCAACAAGCACGCCACCACCAACTCGCAAGCCGATTCCGTGCTGTCCCGCCTGTACACCACGGCCAGCGGTTCGCGTGAGCTGGTGGCACGCGCCAAGGGCGTCCTGGTGTTCCCGTCGGTGCTGAACGCCGGCTTCGTCGTAGGCGGCCAGTACGGCGAAGGCGTGCTGCGCACCGGCGGCGGCCGTCCGCTGGGCTATTACAACATCGCCTCGGCGTCGGTGGGCTTCCAGGCCGGCGCGCAGTCGCGTGCGCTGATCATCCTGTTCATGACGGACGAAGCGCTGCAGAAATTTCAGGCGAGCCAGGGCTGGACGGCCGGCGTGGATGCCACCGTGGCACTGGCAAAGATCGGTGCGAACGGCGCGGTCGATACCAATACCGCCCAGCAGCCGATCATCGGCTTCAACCTGACCAACGCAGGCCTGATGGCCGGCGCATCGGTCGAAGGCACGAAGATCACGAAGCAGAACAACTGA